In the Terriglobales bacterium genome, GGGACGATCACAGAGATGGGAGGGCGCCGACGGTTCGTGCGCGCTTTTCGCGCGAAGTGTGGGAACTGATCACTAGCTCCCACCCTTTCGCTCGCAAGGAACGCTTGCGAAAGGGTGGGGCACCCTCAAAATTCTTGGCTCACGACAAAGCGTGGGCCACCCGCCGGAGCGGGTAGAGCGCCTGCGGCTGGACCGGTCTACTTCACGCCTTTCTCCGGATCCCAGCTCCCTTGCTTCTTGCGCGATGTGACCATCTCGCCGATGTGATAGGCGTTGTGCTGTGCGACGCGCGCGATGGTAGGCGCGATCTTCGCCAACGTCGCATCGTCAGCAGATTGGACCAGGGTCTCGAGGTCGGTCATGACCTGGTCGAACTGCTTCTGCGTCGCGTCCCAAGTCTTGGGATCAAAATTGAAGGTTTCGTTGTTATCGTCAACCGCTTTCTCGGGATGGCCCTGCAGAGCTACCAGCGTCATCCGGTTCCAATAGGTAAGGTGCTGCACCAGTTGTCCGACGGAATGGTTCTTGCCATCGCTCCAGGCGGCCTGCTCGGGGGTCAGTCCCATCGCCGCCTCCTTCTCCGAGACGAACCAGTTCTTCTGGTTGTGCACCTCGTGCAGTTGCTGAAGCAGGATGCTCTTCAGGTTGACCGGCGCCTTGGTATCTTGTGCAGTAGCGGAAACAGTGAAACAGAGAACTGCCGCGACGATGAGTGTTCGCATTCCTCGACCCTCCTCGGATGACGCAGGATAGCAGCAGTCGAATCGCTGCCCACCTCACAAGGTGTGGTCCCTCGACTCGCGCTCCCTCGTCCTGCGGACTCGGCTCGCGCTTGCTCGGGATAACACTTCCGAGGTCTCAGGAACGCGGGCCTGAAGGCCTGCTCCACCCGTCGCTCGCAGAGCGAACGCGCCACGACGGGGTTTGACCCCCTTTTCCGGCGGCCTGTACTATCGTCGTTTACCTCCAGAGAGCGCGGCCGGACTGAATGCCTCACGATCTCCCGAAAAGCTATGACCCGAGCGCGATCGAGCAGCGCTGGGCGGATTACTGGGTAGCGGAGAAGCTGTTCGCCACCCCGACGCCGGCGCCGGACGACAAGCGTCCGGTGTTCACGCTGCTCTTGCCGCCGCCCAACGTGACGGGGCGGCTGCACATGGGCCACATGCTGAACCACACCGAGATGGACATCGTGGCGCGGTGGCATCGCATGCGCGGGTTCAACACCGAGTGGCTGCCCGGGACCGACCACGCCGGCATCGCGACCCAGATGATGGTGGAGCGGCAGCTGGCGACCGAGGGCATCAAACGGCGCGACCTGGGGCGAGAGGCGTTCATCGAGCGCGTGTGGCAGTGGAAGCAGCTCTACGGCGGCGCCATCCAGCAGCAGATGCGGCGGCTGGGCGACTCGGTCGACTGGGACCGCGAGTACTTCACCATGGACGAGCGGCTGTCGCGCGCCGTGCTGGAGGCGTTCGTCCGCTTATACGAAGACGGGCTGATCTATCGCGGGAAGTACGTCATCAACTGGTGCCCGCGCTGCCTGACGGCGATCAGCGACCTCGAAGTCGTGCACGAGGAGATCCTGGGGAAGCTGTACGAGATCCAGTACCCGCTGGTCGGGGAAAAGGGATTCATCCACGTGGCGACGACGCGCCCGGAGACGATGCTGGGCGACACCGCGGTGGCGGTGAATCCCAACGACGAGCGCTACACGAAGCTGGTGGGCAAGCGCGCGCTGCTGCCGCTGCTGGAGCGCGAGATCCCGATCATCGCGGACGAGTGGGTGAGCGCGGAGTTCGGCACGGGCGCGGTGAAGGTGACGCCGGCGCACGATCCCAACGACTTCCAGATCGGGCTGCGGCACCTGCTGGAGCAGGTGGACGTGATGGACGACGCGGCGCGCATCAACGAGAACGGCGGGCCGTACGCGGGGCTGGACCGCTACGAGGCGCGCGAACGCGTGGTGGAAGACCTGCGCGCCAAGGGCCTGCTGGTGGGGATCAAGGACCACCCGATGGCGGTCGGGAAGTGCGACCGCTGCAAGACGATCGTGGAGCCGAGGCTTTCGACGCAGTGGTTCGTGAAGGTGGCGCCGCTGGCGGAGAAGGCCATCGAAGTGGTGATGCGCGGCGAGATCACCTTCGTGCCGGAGAACTACGCGAAGACGTACTTCGAGTGGATGCGGAACATCCACGACTGGTGCATCTCGCGGCAACTGTGGTGGGGGCATCGCATCCCGGCGTGGCACTGCCGCGACTGCAAGCACATCACGGTGGCGCGCACCGAGCCGAAGCAGTGCGCGAAGTGCCAGAGCTGGAAGCTGGAGCAGGATACTGACGTGCTCGACACCTGGTTCTCGTCGGGACTGCTGCCGTTCACCACGCTGGGGTGGCCCGACAAGACGCGCGACGCCGAGGTGTTCTATCCGACGTCGCTGCTCATCACCGGGTTCGACATCCTGTTCTTCTGGGTGGCGCGCATGATCATGCTGGGCTGCCACTTCATGAAGGACCATGCGGAGGGGAGCGTGCCGTTCCGGCAGGTGTACATCCACGCGCTGGTGCGGGACGCCGAGCGGCAGAAGATGTCGAAGACCAAGGGGAACGTGATCGACCCCATCGAGATCATCGAGAAGTACGGGACGGACGCGGTGCGGTTCACGCTGGCGGCGATGGCGGCGCCGGGGACGGACATCGCGTTCAGCGAGTCGCGCACCGAAGGCTACCGCGCCTTCGCCAACAAGATCTGGAACGCGGCGCGCTTCCTGTTCATGAACGTGGACCGGGCGGCGGAGGCGGGCGTGTGGTCGCTGCAGGAATTCCAGACGCGGGCGATCGCGGCGGAGTTCTCGGGCTGCGAGGTCGCGGCGTCCGACCAACAAGCGGGCGCGGCGCGGACGCTCGAGGACCGCTGGATCGTCTCGCGCTTCAACCAGGCGGCGCAGCAGGTCAACGACGCGCTCGCGACCTATCGCTTCCACGAGGCGGCGAGCGTGGTGTACGAATTCTTCTGGGGCGAGTTCTGCGACTGGTACCTGGAACTGGCGAAGCTGCGGCTGGGCGAC is a window encoding:
- a CDS encoding DinB family protein is translated as MRTLIVAAVLCFTVSATAQDTKAPVNLKSILLQQLHEVHNQKNWFVSEKEAAMGLTPEQAAWSDGKNHSVGQLVQHLTYWNRMTLVALQGHPEKAVDDNNETFNFDPKTWDATQKQFDQVMTDLETLVQSADDATLAKIAPTIARVAQHNAYHIGEMVTSRKKQGSWDPEKGVK
- a CDS encoding valine--tRNA ligase, which codes for MPHDLPKSYDPSAIEQRWADYWVAEKLFATPTPAPDDKRPVFTLLLPPPNVTGRLHMGHMLNHTEMDIVARWHRMRGFNTEWLPGTDHAGIATQMMVERQLATEGIKRRDLGREAFIERVWQWKQLYGGAIQQQMRRLGDSVDWDREYFTMDERLSRAVLEAFVRLYEDGLIYRGKYVINWCPRCLTAISDLEVVHEEILGKLYEIQYPLVGEKGFIHVATTRPETMLGDTAVAVNPNDERYTKLVGKRALLPLLEREIPIIADEWVSAEFGTGAVKVTPAHDPNDFQIGLRHLLEQVDVMDDAARINENGGPYAGLDRYEARERVVEDLRAKGLLVGIKDHPMAVGKCDRCKTIVEPRLSTQWFVKVAPLAEKAIEVVMRGEITFVPENYAKTYFEWMRNIHDWCISRQLWWGHRIPAWHCRDCKHITVARTEPKQCAKCQSWKLEQDTDVLDTWFSSGLLPFTTLGWPDKTRDAEVFYPTSLLITGFDILFFWVARMIMLGCHFMKDHAEGSVPFRQVYIHALVRDAERQKMSKTKGNVIDPIEIIEKYGTDAVRFTLAAMAAPGTDIAFSESRTEGYRAFANKIWNAARFLFMNVDRAAEAGVWSLQEFQTRAIAAEFSGCEVAASDQQAGAARTLEDRWIVSRFNQAAQQVNDALATYRFHEAASVVYEFFWGEFCDWYLELAKLRLGDDADRSARRAALGNLVALFEGALRLLSPFMPFLTEEVWQALYDGKPPLKSIALAAYPQASAGQLDLKGEAEFAVLRDLIVSVRNLRAELKVEQRAKVPIEVHADEATRKLVEQNRLAVEKLAGVEGITFVKESLAKAAGARSSTKFDVRVVYEKQVDVAAERERLTKELAKLEGQLANAQRQLSNEGFLAKAPAKVVEGLRKNEAELKILIEKARGALGALK